CTCTCCATGTCGCTGGTGAGCTGCGTCGCCTAGACTTGTACCATTCGTTCTCTTGTATCGTTCGTGTTTATGACGGTAGGTTTGGCGGCATGACCGCATCCAGGACTCCGACCGTCGCCGAGGAGCTGCGCGGTGCCGGCCTGCGGGTGACGGCCGCGCGCGTCGCGCTGCTCGAGACCGTTCGGGACGGTGACCATCTCGGCGTCGAGGCGATCGCCTCCGGGGTGCGCGATCGCGTAGGCCATATCTCCCTCCAAGCCGTGTACGAGGCCCTCCACGCGCTCGCCGCCGCGGGGCTCGTCCGCCGCATCGAACCGCCCGGCAGCCCCGCCCTGTTCGAGGGACGCGTCGGGGACAACCACCACCACCTCGTGTGCCGGTCGTGCGGGGCCGTCGCCGACGTCGACTGTGCGGTCGGCCACGCCCCCTGCCTGACCGCCTCCGACGACCGCGGCTTCTCGATCGACGAGGCCGAGGTCATCTATTGGGGCCTGTGCCCCGACTGTTCCACCTCCCACAGTGCCTGAGCACGGTGATCCGCATAGTCCGAAAGGATTCCCATGTCTGAGAACCATGATGCAATCGTCACCGACCCGAAGCCGGAGGAGGCCTCCGGTTGCCCGGTCGCGCACGGGCGCGCCGCGCACCCGACTCAGGGCGGCGGAAACCACCGGTGGTGGCCGGACCGGCTCAACCTGAAGATCCTCGCCAAGAACCCTGCCGTGGCCAATCCTCTCGGCGAGGAGTTCGACTACGCCGAGGCGTTCAAGACCCTCGACCTCGCGGCCGTGAAGCAGGACATCCTCGAGGTGCTGACGACCTCGCAGGACTGGTGGCCGGCCGACTTCGGCCACTACGGCCCGTTCATGATCCGGATGGCGTGGCACAGCGCGGGCACGTACCGGATCAGCGACGGCCGCGGCGGCGCCGGGGCCGGCCAGCAGCGCTTCGCCCCCCTCAACAGCTGGCCGGACAACGGCAACCTCGACAAGGCTCGCCGCCTGCTGTGGCCGGTCAAGAAGAAGTACGGCCAGAAGCTCTCGTGGGCCGACCTCATGATCCTCACCGGCAACGTCGCCCTGGAGTCGATGGGCTTCAAGACCTTCGGCTTCGGCGGCGGCCGCGCGGACGTCTGGGAGCCTGACGAGGACGTCTACTGGGGCCCCGAGACCACCTGGCTCGGCGACGAGCGCTACACCGGCGACCGGGAGCTCGAGACCCCCCTCGCCGCGGTGCAGATGGGCCTCATCTACGTCAACCCGGAGGGCCCGAACGGCAACCCGGACCCGCTCGCCGCGGCCCGCGACATCCGTGAGACGTTCCGCCGGATGGCGATGAACGACGAGGAGACGGCCGCCCTGATCGTGGGCGGTCACACCTTCGGCAAGACCCACGGCGCGGGCCCGGCCGACCACGTCGGCGCCGACCCGGAGGCCGCCCCGATCGAGGATCAGGGCCTCGGCTGGAGGAACACCTTCGGCACCGGCAAGGGCGCCGACACGATCACCAGCGGTCTCGAGGGTATCTGGACGAACACCCCGATCACCTGGGACAACAGCTT
This window of the Nonomuraea africana genome carries:
- a CDS encoding Fur family transcriptional regulator — its product is MTASRTPTVAEELRGAGLRVTAARVALLETVRDGDHLGVEAIASGVRDRVGHISLQAVYEALHALAAAGLVRRIEPPGSPALFEGRVGDNHHHLVCRSCGAVADVDCAVGHAPCLTASDDRGFSIDEAEVIYWGLCPDCSTSHSA